The Entelurus aequoreus isolate RoL-2023_Sb linkage group LG23, RoL_Eaeq_v1.1, whole genome shotgun sequence genome has a window encoding:
- the atraid gene encoding all-trans retinoic acid-induced differentiation factor produces the protein MKAGNGQLVLIIYLCLCPSQQFNELQVCSQCSGTVLDGSAVGLFCSSSAGRIAGRCCVGNKTSDPERVIGLDLSNCSLNHVGYLQEASTALIIDLSLNPIVNISDSAFQGFIDLKNLTLPADIACPGGNTSWEKVELTKGNRLCEGQKNMCNQTGQMSVNCPEYSQCGPFGPGFVECRCADNYHGYKCLREGEFPALQVFGPLGASTLVLSLLLWVTQRRKAKSL, from the exons ATGAAAGCTGGTAACGGCCAGCTTGTTTTGATcatttatttgtgtttatgtccGAGCCAGCAATTTAACGAACTGCAG GTTTGTAGTCAGTGTAGCGGGACCGTACTAGATGGCTCTGCAGTGGGTCTGTTTTGCTCCTCGTCCGCTGGCCGTATCGCTGGACGCTGCTGCGTGGGGAATAAAACGAGTGACCCTGAACGCGTCATCGG gcTGGATCTCTCCAATTGTTCCCTAAACCACGTGGGGTATCTCCAGGAAGCATCTACAGCTTTAATAAT AGATCTCTCACTAAACCCTATTGTCAACATCAGTGACTCAGCTTTTCAAGGATTTATTGATTTGAAGAACTT gactttGCCTGCAGACATAGCATGTCCTGGTGGGAATACCTCCTGGGAAAAAGTGGAACTTACAAAGGGAAATCGTCTTTGTGAAGGCCAGAAGAATATGTGCAACCAAACAGGGCAGATGT CCGTCAATTGCCCGGAGTACTCCCAGTGCGGTCCCTTTGGTCCTGGCTTTGTCGAGTGCCGTTGTGCAGACAACTACCACGGGTACAAGTGTCTCAGAGAA GGAGAATTCCCGGCCTTGCAGGTATTTGGGCCTCTGGGTGCATCCACACTGGTGCTTTCCCTCCTGCTGTGGGTTACGCAGAGACGAAAGGCTAAGTCGTTatag